One genomic segment of Actinoplanes ianthinogenes includes these proteins:
- a CDS encoding Rrf2 family transcriptional regulator yields the protein MTSNSRVTIAAHALAWLELARRRGHPWLTSDEVAASVNTNPVILRRSLGDLRRAGLVKARRGTGAGFALARPAEEITMYDVWAAVDSEPLLALHHSEPNLECPVGRGIRPVLTDVYDDAADAFGAALRRRTIAGMLERILK from the coding sequence ATGACTTCGAACAGCAGAGTGACGATCGCCGCCCACGCCCTGGCCTGGCTGGAGCTCGCCCGCCGCCGCGGCCACCCCTGGCTCACCTCCGACGAGGTCGCCGCCAGCGTCAACACCAACCCGGTGATCCTCCGGCGCAGCCTCGGCGACCTGCGCCGCGCCGGCCTGGTCAAGGCACGCCGCGGCACCGGCGCCGGGTTCGCCCTGGCCCGCCCGGCCGAGGAGATCACCATGTATGACGTCTGGGCCGCCGTCGACAGCGAGCCCCTGCTGGCACTGCACCACTCGGAGCCGAACCTGGAGTGCCCGGTCGGCCGCGGCATCCGCCCGGTCCTGACCGACGTCTACGACGACGCGGCCGACGCGTTCGGCGCCGCGCTGCGCCGCCGCACCATCGCCGGCATGCTGGAGAGGATCCTGAAGTGA
- a CDS encoding FKBP-type peptidyl-prolyl cis-trans isomerase, which yields MPDSVTSRSAADKRAAARPPRNSAGGPPLKTKADKRAEAKAAKARARARQKRREMLTMAGAAAVVLALVVGLFVWINSSSEPTSVATSPTATATTDAAAAPTESAAAFPPVPAGADPALSKKPVVKAGTGSVTKLKTTTLIKGTGPAVRSGQTVDVNYVGVTYADGKEFDSSWSRSQPFSFQVGAGRVIPGWDKGLLGVEVGSRVQLDIPAAMAYGEKASPPQPAGTLRFVVDVLAAS from the coding sequence GTGCCCGATTCCGTGACGAGCCGCAGCGCGGCCGACAAACGTGCCGCCGCCCGTCCGCCGCGTAACAGCGCCGGCGGACCGCCGCTCAAGACCAAGGCCGACAAGCGAGCCGAGGCCAAGGCCGCCAAGGCGCGCGCCCGTGCCCGGCAGAAGCGCCGCGAGATGCTGACCATGGCCGGCGCCGCGGCGGTCGTCCTGGCGCTGGTCGTCGGCCTGTTCGTCTGGATCAACTCGTCGTCGGAGCCCACCTCCGTCGCCACCAGCCCGACCGCCACGGCGACCACGGATGCCGCCGCCGCCCCGACCGAGTCGGCTGCCGCGTTCCCGCCGGTGCCCGCGGGCGCCGACCCGGCCCTGAGCAAGAAGCCGGTGGTGAAGGCGGGCACCGGCTCCGTCACCAAGCTCAAGACGACGACCCTCATCAAGGGCACCGGCCCCGCCGTCCGATCGGGGCAGACGGTCGACGTGAACTATGTCGGGGTCACCTACGCCGACGGCAAGGAGTTCGACTCGTCCTGGAGCCGCTCGCAGCCGTTCAGCTTCCAGGTCGGGGCCGGCCGGGTCATCCCGGGCTGGGACAAGGGACTGCTCGGGGTCGAGGTGGGCAGCCGGGTCCAGCTCGACATCCCGGCCGCCATGGCGTACGGCGAGAAGGCGAGCCCTCCGCAACCCGCCGGCACCCTGCGCTTCGTCGTCGACGTCCTCGCGGCGTCCTGA
- a CDS encoding NIPSNAP family protein: protein MIVELRRYTLRPGRRDELIDLFDREFVDSQEQVGMSVLGRFRDLDRPDMFVWLRGFPDMALRGRALREFYSGPVWKEHGPAANATMLDSDDVLLLRAVVPPPAWPAATLTATIWYRDRPFDAAFTAWFTAQDSGALAVLTTEYAENNFPPLPVREGEHAFVWFTAATPRLTPPDHFEIVKTEQLRLSR from the coding sequence GTGATCGTCGAACTCCGCCGGTACACGCTGCGCCCCGGCCGCCGCGACGAGCTGATCGACCTGTTCGACCGCGAGTTCGTCGACTCGCAGGAGCAGGTGGGCATGTCCGTGCTCGGCCGGTTCCGTGATCTGGACCGCCCCGACATGTTCGTCTGGCTGCGCGGCTTCCCCGACATGGCGCTCCGCGGCCGGGCCCTGCGCGAGTTCTACAGCGGCCCGGTCTGGAAAGAGCACGGCCCAGCCGCCAACGCCACCATGCTCGACTCCGACGACGTCCTGCTCCTGCGCGCCGTCGTGCCCCCACCGGCCTGGCCCGCAGCCACCCTGACGGCCACGATCTGGTATCGGGACCGCCCCTTCGACGCCGCCTTCACCGCCTGGTTCACCGCGCAGGACTCCGGCGCGCTGGCCGTCCTGACCACCGAGTATGCCGAGAACAACTTCCCGCCCCTCCCCGTCCGCGAGGGCGAACACGCCTTCGTCTGGTTCACCGCCGCCACCCCGCGGCTCACCCCACCCGACCACTTCGAGATCGTGAAGACCGAACAGCTCCGACTCAGCCGTTGA
- a CDS encoding DUF6228 family protein, whose protein sequence is MEEPFVLGGTDDARWVVHPPQDPHGDGYVYRVRAELHDDGMSAVTVATVFRGFAGSASTLAEFVAGLAADWQGWDGSRDWRSADHELTLDARHDGRRHVSLGVTLRAPGPSWDRSAWSARAVFVLEAGEEMTRFAADLAHWLSTQASSGN, encoded by the coding sequence ATGGAGGAGCCGTTCGTGCTGGGTGGAACCGATGATGCCCGATGGGTGGTGCACCCGCCGCAGGACCCGCACGGGGACGGCTACGTCTACCGGGTGAGGGCGGAGCTGCACGACGACGGGATGAGCGCGGTGACGGTCGCGACGGTATTCCGTGGGTTCGCCGGGTCCGCTTCGACGCTGGCCGAGTTCGTGGCGGGTCTCGCGGCGGACTGGCAGGGCTGGGACGGATCCCGGGACTGGCGGTCGGCGGACCACGAATTGACCCTTGATGCGCGGCACGACGGACGACGTCATGTGTCGCTCGGCGTGACGCTGCGGGCGCCGGGTCCCAGCTGGGACCGGTCTGCCTGGTCGGCCCGTGCCGTGTTCGTGCTGGAGGCGGGCGAGGAGATGACCCGGTTCGCCGCAGACCTCGCCCACTGGCTGAGTACGCAGGCTTCGAGCGGCAACTGA
- a CDS encoding VOC family protein translates to MTETNKAADGQYTTNGTPHGSTSLTPFLVIPDARGAIDFYVKVFGARVVDVTEFGGMVAHAVLDFGNGMLQLGEPSPDYQLIAPPAGDGDCYSMGLYCPDVDAVVAQAEAAGAVVREAPSTFVSGDRFASIRDPFGVRWSVLTRVEDLSEEESARRVAAWAEQQQSS, encoded by the coding sequence ATGACTGAGACGAACAAGGCTGCTGACGGCCAGTACACCACGAACGGCACCCCGCACGGTTCCACCAGCCTCACCCCCTTCCTGGTCATTCCGGACGCCCGCGGGGCCATCGACTTCTACGTCAAGGTCTTCGGTGCCCGGGTGGTCGACGTGACCGAGTTCGGTGGCATGGTGGCGCACGCCGTCCTCGACTTCGGCAACGGCATGCTCCAGCTCGGTGAGCCGAGCCCGGATTACCAGCTGATCGCGCCGCCGGCGGGGGACGGCGACTGCTACTCGATGGGGTTGTACTGCCCGGACGTCGACGCGGTGGTCGCCCAGGCGGAGGCGGCCGGTGCTGTCGTGCGAGAGGCGCCGTCGACGTTCGTGTCCGGGGACCGGTTCGCCAGCATCCGTGACCCGTTCGGGGTGCGGTGGTCCGTCCTGACCCGGGTCGAGGACCTGTCCGAGGAGGAGAGCGCGCGCCGGGTGGCGGCCTGGGCGGAGCAGCAGCAGTCAAGCTGA
- a CDS encoding YciI family protein — MDSPEQQSPLPQFMILIYEREAPESALAAPPTVLEAHLRLPRQIAETGARILAGNAMGPPSHAVSIRDNVPVGGSLAGTEPTLAGYFLVEASDLDHAVWIGRMIPVIDGWVEVRPVLTS; from the coding sequence GTGGACTCGCCGGAACAGCAGTCGCCTCTGCCACAATTCATGATCCTCATCTACGAGCGTGAGGCCCCGGAGAGCGCACTGGCCGCCCCGCCCACCGTCCTTGAAGCCCACCTGCGCCTGCCCCGCCAGATCGCCGAGACCGGCGCCCGGATCCTGGCCGGCAACGCCATGGGGCCGCCGTCCCACGCCGTGTCGATCCGCGACAACGTCCCGGTCGGCGGCTCACTGGCCGGCACCGAGCCGACCCTGGCCGGTTACTTCCTGGTCGAGGCCTCGGACCTGGACCACGCCGTCTGGATCGGCCGCATGATCCCGGTCATCGACGGCTGGGTCGAGGTCCGCCCGGTCCTCACGTCCTGA
- a CDS encoding helix-turn-helix domain-containing protein: MALLVRWFWIPEWQIQPGRSSRQQVIAFPACNLVVEPDAVHLAGPTTRSSHRDLTGTGWAVGALLLPAAVPHLAPDPGTLRDTYRKLDLDVLHAAVSGAMTGPGDPPTRRRRAVDAFSAWLAAEVPAPDREALLANEMAALIDGDPQIRTVRDATERLRISARTLQRLANRYVGLTPLMMIRRRRLQEAAERLRTDPETNLAAVAADLGYSDHAHLANEFRSVLGLTLSTYRDRVS, encoded by the coding sequence GTGGCGCTGCTGGTGCGGTGGTTCTGGATTCCCGAGTGGCAGATCCAGCCGGGGCGGTCGTCGCGCCAGCAGGTGATCGCGTTCCCGGCGTGCAACCTGGTCGTCGAGCCGGACGCGGTGCACCTGGCCGGGCCGACGACGCGCAGTTCCCATCGGGATCTGACCGGGACGGGGTGGGCGGTCGGGGCGTTACTGCTCCCGGCGGCGGTGCCGCACCTGGCCCCGGATCCGGGGACGCTGCGGGACACGTACCGTAAATTGGATCTTGATGTGCTGCATGCGGCCGTGAGCGGCGCGATGACCGGGCCCGGGGATCCGCCGACCCGGCGGCGTCGGGCGGTCGACGCGTTCAGTGCCTGGCTCGCCGCTGAGGTGCCGGCGCCGGATCGTGAGGCGCTGCTGGCCAACGAGATGGCCGCCCTGATCGACGGTGACCCGCAGATCCGCACAGTCCGGGACGCGACCGAGCGCCTGCGCATCTCGGCTCGGACGTTGCAGCGGCTCGCGAACCGGTACGTCGGGCTGACGCCGTTGATGATGATCCGGCGGCGCCGGTTGCAGGAGGCCGCCGAGCGGCTGCGCACCGACCCGGAGACGAACCTGGCCGCTGTCGCCGCGGATCTCGGCTACAGCGACCATGCTCATCTCGCCAACGAGTTCCGGTCGGTCCTCGGTCTCACCCTGAGCACCTATCGCGACCGGGTGTCGTAA
- a CDS encoding sugar O-acetyltransferase, with protein MRNEQRLRTRTPESRAFAQRVNLAMSLSARLNALPFDDLDARKAVLTEIFGGPVPESLSILPPFHCDYGLGATFGERVFINQGCFFLDYGGITIGDRVMIGPRVTLSTAGHPVEVGERYDFITHAPIVIEDDVWIGAAVTVTPGVTIGHGSVVGAGAVVAKDVPPLSVVTATSIVERKRLKPS; from the coding sequence GTGCGTAACGAGCAACGTCTGCGGACGCGGACGCCGGAGTCCCGAGCCTTCGCGCAGCGCGTCAACCTCGCCATGAGCCTGTCCGCGCGCCTCAACGCGCTGCCGTTCGACGACCTCGACGCGCGCAAGGCGGTGCTGACCGAGATCTTCGGCGGGCCGGTGCCCGAGTCGCTGTCCATCCTGCCGCCGTTCCACTGTGACTACGGGCTGGGCGCGACGTTCGGGGAGCGGGTGTTCATCAACCAGGGCTGCTTCTTCCTCGACTACGGCGGCATCACCATCGGCGACCGGGTCATGATCGGGCCGCGGGTGACGCTGAGCACCGCCGGGCATCCCGTCGAGGTCGGCGAGCGGTACGACTTCATCACCCACGCGCCGATCGTGATCGAGGACGACGTGTGGATCGGGGCGGCGGTCACGGTCACGCCCGGGGTGACGATCGGGCACGGGTCGGTCGTCGGGGCGGGCGCCGTCGTGGCGAAGGACGTGCCGCCACTGAGCGTGGTGACCGCGACCAGCATCGTCGAGCGCAAGCGGCTGAAGCCGAGCTGA
- a CDS encoding CU044_5270 family protein — translation MDEISMLRETFDPDTAPSPEAEQRARAALHDRIAAAGRVRRRWRLRMRFPIAIGVAGAAAVAAAFVITGHGGVVTPAVPTPAVRQEQGDSPVAAMPFLKPVSAAQYLENAAWTVERQPWIDPEPGQYMYIETRELRNPAGYENKYPNGSLIPGKAKYRTIQDWNRVDGKVWARTLNTGKIVVDRWGKNGVYWDRFAWSELRGLTTPEKVRHFIDHPSGNFGQSPDALIGQYVLPPKVEAAFFRYLAQQPGMKLNPDAVNIDGRPAIGLGRIEEGYLSQELLFDKETYRLIGDRLVAIADEKGGPDATRKGDVLRQVIYTKKVIVDKLYDTRSR, via the coding sequence ATGGACGAGATCAGCATGCTGCGCGAGACTTTCGACCCGGACACGGCGCCTTCTCCGGAGGCGGAGCAGCGGGCCCGGGCCGCCCTGCACGACCGGATCGCCGCGGCCGGCCGGGTCCGGCGGCGCTGGCGGTTACGGATGCGGTTCCCGATCGCCATCGGCGTGGCTGGTGCCGCGGCGGTCGCGGCGGCCTTCGTGATCACCGGCCACGGCGGGGTGGTGACCCCGGCGGTGCCGACGCCGGCCGTGCGGCAGGAGCAGGGCGACAGCCCGGTGGCGGCGATGCCGTTCCTGAAGCCGGTCAGCGCCGCGCAGTACCTGGAGAACGCGGCGTGGACGGTCGAACGGCAGCCGTGGATCGACCCGGAGCCGGGCCAGTACATGTACATCGAGACCCGTGAGCTGCGCAACCCCGCCGGGTACGAGAACAAGTATCCGAACGGCAGCCTGATCCCCGGCAAGGCGAAGTACCGGACGATCCAGGACTGGAACCGGGTCGACGGCAAGGTCTGGGCGCGCACGCTCAACACCGGCAAGATCGTCGTGGACCGGTGGGGCAAGAACGGCGTGTATTGGGACCGGTTCGCCTGGTCCGAGCTGCGCGGCCTGACCACGCCGGAGAAGGTGCGGCACTTCATCGACCATCCGTCGGGCAACTTCGGGCAGAGTCCCGACGCCCTGATCGGCCAGTACGTGTTGCCGCCGAAGGTCGAGGCCGCCTTCTTCCGCTACCTCGCCCAGCAGCCCGGCATGAAGCTCAACCCGGACGCGGTGAACATCGACGGCCGCCCGGCGATCGGCCTGGGCCGGATCGAGGAGGGCTACCTGTCCCAGGAGTTGCTGTTCGACAAGGAGACCTACCGGCTGATCGGTGATCGCCTGGTCGCCATCGCCGACGAGAAGGGCGGCCCGGACGCCACCCGCAAGGGCGACGTCCTGCGGCAGGTGATTTACACCAAGAAGGTCATCGTCGACAAGCTTTACGACACCCGGTCGCGATAG